Proteins encoded in a region of the Trichosurus vulpecula isolate mTriVul1 chromosome 9, mTriVul1.pri, whole genome shotgun sequence genome:
- the LOC118831106 gene encoding zinc finger protein 660-like isoform X1, producing MCPRCYDKRSFHRGWNGKPGAEWGRLRGGAKDKKEEEIPMGEGLPEKGTDWIFSGAHPGNEESYMLPSTGLAKVCSQSPENEEPQGVPLDQTGGVILERRWHQTSPWEKQLKSFPLSPFPQASIPQGTPYHCTDCGKSFCLKSNLLTHQQTHTRRRLYQCPQCGDSFGDYTSLSTHQKDHSGERSHTCLECGKYFSDATNLNTHLRVHTGEKPYQCPACGKSFSQSSGLIRHQRTHTGEKPYTCPECGKGFRQSSDLVEHHRIHTGEKPYTCGDCGQSFARPSNLVHHQHTHASERVFSCLECGKSFQHSTSLSRHQKTHTGEKPYRCPECGDNFSQSSNLLTHQRSHTLEKPYKCPDCGRSFNRASNLLQHQQTHSPYRPYKCPSCEKVFSRSSNLIIHQGTHIEEKPYKCLQCGKGFRSGSNLIQHHETHMGGKS from the exons ATGTGCCCTCGCTGTTACGACAAGCGCTCCTTCCACCGCGGATGGAACGGGAAACCCGGAGCAGAATGGGGGCGGCTGCGGGGAG GAGCtaaagacaagaaagaagaagaaattccaATGGGAGAAGGACTTCCAGAAAAGGGAACAGATTGGATATTCTCTGGGGCCCATCCTGGGAATGAGGAATCTTACATGTTGCCTTCAACTGGGTTAGCCAAAGTCTGCTCCCAAAGTCCTGAGAATGAGGAACCTCAAGGGGTTCCCTTAGATCAGACTGGTGGAGTTATTTTAGAGAGGAGATGGCACCAAACCTCTCCTTGGGAAAAACAGTTGAAATCTTTCCCTCTGAGCCCCTTTCCACAAGCATCCATTCCCCAGGGGACTCCTTATCATTGTACTGACTGTGGGAAAAGTTTTTGTCTGAAGTCTAACCTTCTGACCCACCAACAAACCCACACTAGAAGGAGACTATATCAGTGTCCTCAGTGTGGGGACAGCTTTGGGGACTACACCAGCCTGTCCACCCATCAGAAGGATCACAGTGGGGAAAGGTCCCACACCTGTCTAGAGTGTGGGAAATACTTCAGCGATGCTACCAATCTCAACACTCACCTTAGGGTTCACACAGGGGAGAAGCCCTATCAGTGCCCTGCATGTGGGAAAAGCTTTAGTCAGAGCTCTGGACTTATCCGGCACCAGAGAACCCACACTGGTGAAAAACCTTATACATGTCCTGAGTGTGGCAAAGGGTTCCGGCAGAGCTCAGATCTTGTGGAACACCATCGTATTCACACTGGTGAGAAGCCTTACACCTGTGGGGACTGTGGCCAGAGCTTTGCCAGGCCCTCTAATCTGGTCCATCACCAGCACACCCATGCTTCTGAGCGGGTTTTCTCTTGTCTAGAATGTGGAAAGAGCTTCCAGCACAGCACCAGCCTGAGTCGCCACCAGAAAACTCATACCGGGGAAAAACCTTATAGATGTCCTGAATGTGGCGACAATTTCAGCCAGAGCTCTAACCTCCTGACTCATCAAAGGAGTCATACACTAGAGAAACCGTACAAATGCCCAGACTGTGGAAGGAGTTTCAACCGGGCTTCTAACCTCCTCCAGCACCAACAGACCCACAGTCCCTACAGACCTTATAAATGCCCATCCTGTGAGAAGGTCTTCAGCCGAAGCTCCAACCTCATCATCCACCAGGGTACCCACATAGAGGAAAAACCGTATAAATGCCTGCAGTGTGGGAAAGGCTTTCGGTCTGGTTCCAACTTGATTCAGCATCATGAAACCCACATGGGAGGAAAATCCTAA
- the LOC118831106 gene encoding zinc finger protein 660-like isoform X2, translating into MGEGLPEKGTDWIFSGAHPGNEESYMLPSTGLAKVCSQSPENEEPQGVPLDQTGGVILERRWHQTSPWEKQLKSFPLSPFPQASIPQGTPYHCTDCGKSFCLKSNLLTHQQTHTRRRLYQCPQCGDSFGDYTSLSTHQKDHSGERSHTCLECGKYFSDATNLNTHLRVHTGEKPYQCPACGKSFSQSSGLIRHQRTHTGEKPYTCPECGKGFRQSSDLVEHHRIHTGEKPYTCGDCGQSFARPSNLVHHQHTHASERVFSCLECGKSFQHSTSLSRHQKTHTGEKPYRCPECGDNFSQSSNLLTHQRSHTLEKPYKCPDCGRSFNRASNLLQHQQTHSPYRPYKCPSCEKVFSRSSNLIIHQGTHIEEKPYKCLQCGKGFRSGSNLIQHHETHMGGKS; encoded by the coding sequence ATGGGAGAAGGACTTCCAGAAAAGGGAACAGATTGGATATTCTCTGGGGCCCATCCTGGGAATGAGGAATCTTACATGTTGCCTTCAACTGGGTTAGCCAAAGTCTGCTCCCAAAGTCCTGAGAATGAGGAACCTCAAGGGGTTCCCTTAGATCAGACTGGTGGAGTTATTTTAGAGAGGAGATGGCACCAAACCTCTCCTTGGGAAAAACAGTTGAAATCTTTCCCTCTGAGCCCCTTTCCACAAGCATCCATTCCCCAGGGGACTCCTTATCATTGTACTGACTGTGGGAAAAGTTTTTGTCTGAAGTCTAACCTTCTGACCCACCAACAAACCCACACTAGAAGGAGACTATATCAGTGTCCTCAGTGTGGGGACAGCTTTGGGGACTACACCAGCCTGTCCACCCATCAGAAGGATCACAGTGGGGAAAGGTCCCACACCTGTCTAGAGTGTGGGAAATACTTCAGCGATGCTACCAATCTCAACACTCACCTTAGGGTTCACACAGGGGAGAAGCCCTATCAGTGCCCTGCATGTGGGAAAAGCTTTAGTCAGAGCTCTGGACTTATCCGGCACCAGAGAACCCACACTGGTGAAAAACCTTATACATGTCCTGAGTGTGGCAAAGGGTTCCGGCAGAGCTCAGATCTTGTGGAACACCATCGTATTCACACTGGTGAGAAGCCTTACACCTGTGGGGACTGTGGCCAGAGCTTTGCCAGGCCCTCTAATCTGGTCCATCACCAGCACACCCATGCTTCTGAGCGGGTTTTCTCTTGTCTAGAATGTGGAAAGAGCTTCCAGCACAGCACCAGCCTGAGTCGCCACCAGAAAACTCATACCGGGGAAAAACCTTATAGATGTCCTGAATGTGGCGACAATTTCAGCCAGAGCTCTAACCTCCTGACTCATCAAAGGAGTCATACACTAGAGAAACCGTACAAATGCCCAGACTGTGGAAGGAGTTTCAACCGGGCTTCTAACCTCCTCCAGCACCAACAGACCCACAGTCCCTACAGACCTTATAAATGCCCATCCTGTGAGAAGGTCTTCAGCCGAAGCTCCAACCTCATCATCCACCAGGGTACCCACATAGAGGAAAAACCGTATAAATGCCTGCAGTGTGGGAAAGGCTTTCGGTCTGGTTCCAACTTGATTCAGCATCATGAAACCCACATGGGAGGAAAATCCTAA